Proteins from a single region of Primulina tabacum isolate GXHZ01 chromosome 5, ASM2559414v2, whole genome shotgun sequence:
- the LOC142544412 gene encoding uncharacterized protein LOC142544412, which yields MAFPIATGASEDSRYWFHDVKGKYSVKDGYKLDIGFYKPPTHSSVVQSKKWWKFLWSMSVPSKVRIFWWRALSNIIPTQANLMAHHVPVSVSCQFCHHHMDSTCHALFWCPVSKRSWKDSVFMTTLKLLHYSDLIEIFLRMKDVLLKIDFETFVMRTWAVWHARTRLLHDRSLKSDRLDVDGVDQRRLEVGAAVNEATDNYSIGGTVRDHEGHILIAFGRKISKPLSVVHGELVAIREGLRVIQEQDFNIHEITTDSLLAVQAVTNPAEDFSYIGAIALDINRLLLGQHKITLRHIRRSENVVAHKLASFALSSQSPFVWGHENFPFWLVDLVMNDLTIS from the exons ATGGCGTTTCCGATAGCTACAGGGGCGTCTGAGGACTCTAGATACTGGTTTCACGACGTAAAAGGGAAGTATTCGGTGAAAGATGGGTATAAACTCGACATTGGATTCTATAAACCTCCCACTCATAGCTCGGTTGTTCAATCTAAAAAGTGGTGGAAATTTCTTTGGTCAATGTCTGTGCCGTCTAAAGTCCGTATTTTTTGGTGGCGAGCTCTCTCAAATATAATTCCGACACAAGCTAATCTGATGGCGCATCATGTTCCTGTCTCGGTTTCCTGTCAATTTTGCCACCATCATATGGACTCAACTTGTCATGCTCTTTTTTGGTGTCCGGTGTCAAAACGAAGTTGGAAGGATTCGGTGTTCATGACGACTCTGAAGTTACTTCATTATTCTGACCTTATCGAAATATTCTTGCGGATGAAGGACGTGCTTCTTAAAATTGATTTCGAGACCTTTGTGATGAGGACATGGGCTGTCTGGCATGCCAGAACTCGTCTTCTTCATGACAGGAGCCTCAAGTCTGATCGGTTGGATGTTGATGGA GTAGACCAAAGGCGATTGGAAGTGGGTGCAGCGGTTAATGAGGCTACTGATAATTACTCAATCGGTGGGACAGTGCGAGACCATGAGGGACACATCCTGATAGCCTTTGGGAGGAAAATTTCTAAGCCATTATCGGTGGTCCATGGAGAATTGGTGGCCATTCGAGAAGGATTACGGGTGATCCAAGAAcaagattttaatattcatgaGATCACAACTGATTCTCTTCTGGCGGTGCAAGCAGTCACCAACCCAGCTGAGGATTTCAGTTACATAGGTGCAATTGCTTTGGACATTAATAGATTATTGCTCGGACAACATAAAATCACTCTGCGTCATATTCGTCGTTCGGAGAATGTTGTTGCACATAAACTTGCTTCGTTTGCTCTTTCTTCTCAATCCCCTTTTGTTTGGGGCCATGAGAATTTTCCTTTTTGGTTAGTTGATCTTGTAATGAACGATCTTACTATCTCGTAA
- the LOC142544413 gene encoding zinc finger BED domain-containing protein RICESLEEPER 2-like, whose protein sequence is MCLTAHFVDANWNLHKRILNFCPISGHKGEEIGKCIDRCLLDWNIGTIFSITVDNASSNDGAIVYLQKKFDNWGNNILGGKYVHVRCIAHIINLVVQDELKGNDEHVAISRVRGAVRYIRSSPARWNSTYLMLESAICLKRAFDAYDEVDLAYRIDLSKKPYDGVPNEHDWERSKLLLKFLKHFYKLTLRISGSLYVTSNIMFHEISEVDMLLKQWLESADFELSLMAKRMKEKYDKYWGSTEKMNMILYYAVILDPRHKLEFVEFSFDRMYGSVGKNETMKEQVRLGLYDLFDDYKLRHSNNLPDISKSLCSSSNSSTLGSQDMSKKRLCEADDKSEMAIRLSLKQEFKMYKSGGSWRNI, encoded by the exons ATGTGTCTTACTGCTCATTTTGTGGATGCAAATTGGAACTTACATAAAAGGATTTTGAACTTTTGCCCAATATCTGGTCATAAAGGTGAAGAAATAGGAAAATGTATTGACAGATGTTTACTTGATTGGAATATAGGTACAATTTTTTCTATCACAGTGGATAATGCATCTTCGAATGATGGGGCAATTGTTTATTTGcagaagaaatttgataattggGGAAATAATATTTTGGGTGGGAAATATGTTCATGTGAGGTGTATTGCACATATTATTAATCTCGTTGTGCAGGATGAGTTGAAAGGAAATGATGAGCATGTAGCTATTTCACGTGTTAGGGGAGCTGTTAGGTACATACGGAGTTCTCCAGCCAG ATGGAACTCAACATACTTAATGTTAGAGTCGGCAATATGTCTTAAAAGAGCATTTGATGCATATGATGAAGTCGATCTTGCTTACCGAATTGATCTTTCAAAAAAGCCATATGATGGGGTTCCAAATGAGCATGATTGGGAAAGATCCAAGCTTttgctgaaatttttgaaacatttttataaactcacTTTGCGTATTTCTGGTTCTTTGTATGTTACATCGAACATTATGTTTCATGAAATTAGTGAGGTTGACATGCTTCTTAAGCAATGGTTGGAGAGTGCTGACTTTGAACTAAGTTTGATGGCAAAAAGAATGAAAGAAAAATATGATAAGTATTGGGGATCAActgagaaaatgaatatgattttATATTATGCTGTGATCCTTGATCCGCGACATAAGTTGGAGTTTGTTGAATTTTCTTTCGATAGAATGTATGGCAGTGTTGGGAAAAATGAGACCATGAAAGAACAAGTGAGACTTGGCCTTTACGATTTGTTTGATGATTATAAACTGAGGCATTCCAATAACCTTCCAGACATTTCTAAAAGTTTATGCTCTTCATCAAATAGTTCCACCCTTGGCTCGCAAGATATGTCTAAGAAACGCTTGTGTGAGGCGGACGATAAGTCTGAAATGGCTATTAGATTGTCGTTGAAGCAAGAGTTCAAGATGTATAAGAGTGGAGGGAGTTGGAGAAATATTTGA